The DNA region CGCCGCCGATCTCCCCGGCAACGTGGTCCGCACGTACGGGCTCACGGAGACGGCCGGCGGATGCGTGTACAACGGCCACGCGATCGGGGACACCGCCGTGCGCCTCCACGCCGATGGCAGGGTGCTGATCGCCACCTCTTCACTCGCGGAGGAATACAGGCCCGCTCAGCCCCACGCGTGGGAGCAGTGGGACGGGCGCAGGTGGCTCGTCACGTCGGATCTTGGCGAGTGGACGGCCGACGGGCGACTGGCCATCCTTGGCCGCGTCGATGACGTCATCACGACGGGCGGCTTCAAGGTTCACCCGCGCACGGTGGAACAGGCGGTCGACGCGATGGACTGGGTCGCGGAGGTGGCGGTGGTTGGCGCCGAGAACCCCGAGTGGGGGCAGGTCGTGGTCGCGTTCGTCGTCCCCAAGGATCGCGGCGCGATCAAGCGCCTGTGGGAATTGCGAGGGGCCCTTGAGCCTTCTCTACCTAAGCACGCGTTGCCCACCGAACTCGTCGTCGTCGAATCACTCCCCCGACTGGCATCAGGCAAGGTCAACTATCCCGCGCTGCGCACCCTCGCGGCCGACTTCGAACGGAATGCCTGATGCCCACCTCTCGCGATTGGATTGATGGCGCGCGCCCGCGCACCCTGTGGACCTCGATTGCTCCCGTGCTCGTCGGCACGGCCGCGGCCGCCCAGCTCGGTTTGTTCAGTCCGGTGGCCGCGCTCCTGGCGCTCGTGGTCGGCCTCGCGTTGCAGATCGCATCCAACTACGCGAACGACTACGCCGACGGGGTACGCGGCACGGACATGAATCGCATCGGCCCGTCACGGCTCGTGGCTTCGGGGCGCGCGCGGCCGAGCGCGGTCAAGCGCGCGGCCATCATCGCCTCGGCCACCGGCGGCGTCGCGGGGGTCCTGCTGTGCCTCGTGAGCGGACAGTGGTGGCTGCTCATCGTTGGCGCGCTCGCCGTCGTCGCGGCCTGGGCGTACACCGCCACGGCCAACCCGTACGGCTACAAGGGCTGGGGCGAGCTCATGGTCTGGGTCTTCTTTGGCCCCGTCGCCACTCTTGGCACCATGGTGACCCAGGCGGGCACCGTGACCTGGTGGGCGATCGTCGCGGCCACCGGTGTGGGCCTCTACGCGGTGGCCCTCCTCATGGTGAACAACATCAGGGACAGGGATGGCGACGAGCTCGCAGGCAAGCGGACGCTCGCGGTGCGACTCGGCAACCGGAACACGCGCAGGCTCTTCGTAGGCGTGGTGATCTTTCCCA from Demequina lutea includes:
- a CDS encoding 1,4-dihydroxy-2-naphthoate polyprenyltransferase, with protein sequence MPTSRDWIDGARPRTLWTSIAPVLVGTAAAAQLGLFSPVAALLALVVGLALQIASNYANDYADGVRGTDMNRIGPSRLVASGRARPSAVKRAAIIASATGGVAGVLLCLVSGQWWLLIVGALAVVAAWAYTATANPYGYKGWGELMVWVFFGPVATLGTMVTQAGTVTWWAIVAATGVGLYAVALLMVNNIRDRDGDELAGKRTLAVRLGNRNTRRLFVGVVIFPIIGALVIGLALPWALLAALVTLPAVLVAVTVSLGASGIALKPVFIGLGGIGMAYALLLAFGIAVS
- a CDS encoding AMP-binding enzyme — its product is MEFARLIDGAADAVADALAGRARGIAVSTSGSTGEPLEVLLTADALRASAAATAAELGSAGHWLLALPTDRIAGAMVVVRAALAGSAVTGVASGSFTPETFAAATDRLPPNAPRFVSLVPTQLRRVLASPIGRDALSSFDAVLVGGAAAGAADLPGNVVRTYGLTETAGGCVYNGHAIGDTAVRLHADGRVLIATSSLAEEYRPAQPHAWEQWDGRRWLVTSDLGEWTADGRLAILGRVDDVITTGGFKVHPRTVEQAVDAMDWVAEVAVVGAENPEWGQVVVAFVVPKDRGAIKRLWELRGALEPSLPKHALPTELVVVESLPRLASGKVNYPALRTLAADFERNA